Proteins co-encoded in one Flavobacteriaceae bacterium MAR_2009_75 genomic window:
- a CDS encoding putative outer membrane starch-binding protein — MKKIQYIKLVCVLMLFASCADEFIDLSPPASITDEVYYNEAEHFLTGSNRFYNNLIGWGDQGIYSDHGSDLVGFTEDSEMQIYSRGDIQATENDPYYSSAYNAIRDMNLLLDRADIYEGEESILEYVAATKFHRAWQYFFLVQRFGGITLVTRPLDVDAEELYAKRNSRYEVVEQILADLDDAIAGLPAEQDIQSDDKAKISKWAAMAFKAEVLLHEATWMKYVGTSTDGDGSSSGAGSAGYDESNISAYLQEAATLSKTVMDQGGYELWDYNADLNGLSSNFLFNLEDGGSNPAGLDKATNKEFIFYVKYDFNLKRAGTLVSHVYQGRVKPSRKMMDLFLCTDGLPIDQSPLFQGYENTEDEYQNRDLRQRAYFTFHQNLGEIPTTGDVVLNGTNEFGYFNAKFMSWNWGTENAYRATQTESYDMPLLRLAEVYLMYAEALTELNGSMTDAEMDESINLVKARAGLAPISNSFLSTNNLDLLTEIRRERAIELYAEGATRFNDLKRWGIAEDELGETIYGAVIEGTVYESNEELFNPDSYAYGIEATETGVGPRECLVVQPSSIRNFSREDYLFPIPTSQTGLNDELLQNPGY, encoded by the coding sequence ATGAAAAAAATACAATATATAAAATTGGTATGCGTGTTGATGCTGTTCGCGTCTTGTGCAGATGAATTCATAGACCTTTCACCTCCAGCTTCTATTACCGATGAGGTATATTATAATGAAGCGGAACACTTTCTTACAGGTTCCAATAGATTTTATAATAACTTAATAGGTTGGGGAGATCAAGGTATTTACTCCGATCATGGTTCTGATTTGGTAGGTTTTACTGAAGACAGTGAAATGCAGATCTATAGTAGGGGAGATATTCAGGCTACGGAAAATGACCCATACTACTCGAGTGCGTACAATGCCATAAGAGACATGAATCTTTTACTTGATAGGGCCGATATTTATGAAGGAGAGGAAAGCATACTTGAATATGTAGCTGCTACCAAGTTTCACAGAGCATGGCAGTACTTCTTCTTGGTACAACGTTTTGGAGGAATAACTTTGGTAACAAGACCTTTGGATGTTGATGCTGAGGAATTGTATGCGAAACGGAATAGTAGATATGAGGTGGTGGAACAAATATTAGCTGATTTAGATGATGCCATAGCAGGTTTGCCCGCAGAACAGGATATTCAATCGGACGACAAGGCAAAAATAAGCAAATGGGCTGCCATGGCGTTCAAAGCTGAAGTTTTACTGCACGAAGCTACATGGATGAAATATGTAGGAACTTCTACAGATGGCGATGGTAGCTCTTCAGGAGCAGGTAGCGCAGGATATGATGAATCGAATATTAGTGCGTATTTGCAAGAAGCGGCAACCCTTAGCAAAACCGTGATGGATCAAGGCGGTTATGAATTGTGGGATTATAATGCCGATTTGAACGGTTTGAGTTCAAATTTCTTGTTCAATCTTGAAGATGGAGGTTCTAACCCTGCCGGTTTGGACAAGGCGACCAACAAAGAGTTCATCTTCTACGTGAAATATGACTTTAATTTAAAACGGGCCGGTACTTTAGTTAGCCATGTATATCAAGGTAGGGTCAAACCTAGCAGAAAAATGATGGATTTGTTTTTATGTACCGATGGTCTGCCAATAGATCAATCGCCATTATTTCAAGGGTACGAAAATACAGAAGATGAGTACCAGAACAGAGATTTGCGACAAAGGGCTTATTTTACTTTTCATCAAAATCTTGGGGAAATTCCAACGACTGGAGACGTTGTTTTAAACGGAACAAACGAATTCGGCTATTTTAACGCGAAGTTCATGAGTTGGAACTGGGGTACTGAGAATGCATACAGGGCAACACAGACTGAGTCTTACGATATGCCTTTGTTGCGATTGGCCGAGGTGTATTTAATGTACGCTGAAGCATTGACAGAGTTAAATGGATCTATGACCGATGCAGAGATGGATGAGTCAATTAATTTGGTTAAAGCTAGAGCCGGTTTGGCGCCAATTTCTAATTCATTTTTGTCGACCAACAATCTCGATCTTCTTACAGAAATTAGAAGAGAACGTGCCATAGAGCTATATGCCGAAGGTGCCACTAGGTTCAATGACTTAAAACGTTGGGGAATCGCAGAAGATGAATTGGGTGAAACCATATACGGGGCTGTCATAGAGGGTACGGTTTATGAGTCTAATGAAGAGCTATTTAATCCAGATTCTTATGCGTACGGTATTGAAGCCACAGAGACAGGAGTTGGTCCAAGGGAATGTTTGGTAGTGCAGCCTTCTTCAATCCGAAATTTTTCTCGAGAAGATTATTTGTTTCCTATACCTACCTCGCAAACAGGGTTAAACGATGAACTATTGCAAAACCCGGGTTATTAG
- a CDS encoding beta-glucosidase, translated as MKYKISNTTIIPVIFSLILAGCGEKFTSIEKDGFVEVVNQDGSTLGYTPESGVKLLTVDRFAFKDLNKNGTLDAYEDWRLPVVDRAKDLASKMSLEDIAGLMLYSSHQSLPGASRGWGASSYDGKPFAESKAKASDLSDEQKKFLTDDHLRHVLITSVESPAVAAQWNNNAQAFAEGLDFGIPVNTSSDPRHGSDSYAEFNAGAGGDISMWPGTLGIAASFDPALMKQFGEIASKEYRALGISTALSPQIDLATEPRWSRFDGTMGEDPDLAADLAKAYVDGFQSTDGGDWGMQSVNAMVKHWPGGGPEEGGRDGHFGYGSYAVYPGKNIKDHMKPFTEGAFKLDGPTKMASAVMPYYTISTGEGENVANGYNKYLITEILRGEYGYEGVLCTDWGITRDMTSVSKFEGKPFGVEGLSVAERHYKAIDAGMDQFGGNNDMAPILEAYKIGVAELGEDAMRTRFEKSAVRLLTNIFRVGLFENPYLDVAKTKEIVGKSEFMKAGFDAQLKSIIMLKNSNQSLPMKIKQKVYVPQRYIGPSTNWWGITTEPKTIDPFNMEVVNKYFNVVNTPEEADFALVGIQSPDGGAGYDEADLEKGGNGYVPINLQYGRYTAETAREVSLAGGSPLEDFTNRSYKGKSVKTINNRDMKLVTDTKAKMGDKQVIVSVKVSKPMVFSEIEGSAAAILVHMGVQDQALMEIITGAAEPSALLPFQMPADMLTVEAQFEDVPRDMKPYIDADGNTYDFAFGLNWNGKIEDERVKTYK; from the coding sequence ATGAAATATAAAATATCTAATACGACCATAATTCCCGTAATTTTTTCTCTGATTTTGGCAGGTTGTGGCGAAAAATTCACATCCATTGAAAAAGATGGATTTGTCGAAGTGGTAAATCAAGATGGAAGCACTCTAGGATATACTCCTGAATCTGGTGTGAAGTTATTGACCGTAGACCGCTTTGCTTTCAAAGATTTAAATAAAAATGGAACTTTGGACGCCTATGAAGATTGGCGTTTACCAGTGGTTGATCGTGCTAAAGATTTGGCCAGTAAAATGAGTCTTGAAGATATCGCTGGTTTGATGTTGTATAGTTCACACCAATCATTGCCCGGTGCGAGCCGTGGTTGGGGCGCATCAAGTTATGATGGAAAACCTTTTGCAGAAAGTAAGGCCAAAGCTAGTGACCTCTCTGACGAACAAAAGAAATTCTTGACTGACGACCATTTGCGACATGTATTGATTACCTCTGTAGAGAGCCCAGCTGTTGCCGCCCAATGGAACAATAATGCCCAGGCTTTTGCAGAAGGCCTAGATTTTGGCATTCCGGTCAATACGAGTTCAGACCCAAGACATGGTAGTGATTCCTATGCAGAATTTAATGCCGGTGCCGGTGGTGACATCTCTATGTGGCCAGGTACTTTAGGTATTGCAGCTTCTTTTGACCCTGCCTTGATGAAACAATTCGGCGAAATCGCCTCTAAGGAATATAGAGCGTTAGGTATTTCAACCGCCTTATCTCCTCAAATAGATTTGGCTACGGAACCTCGCTGGAGCCGTTTTGACGGTACCATGGGTGAAGACCCCGACTTGGCAGCTGATTTAGCCAAAGCCTACGTTGATGGTTTTCAATCTACCGACGGGGGTGATTGGGGCATGCAGAGCGTGAACGCTATGGTAAAACATTGGCCTGGTGGTGGTCCGGAAGAAGGAGGTCGTGATGGCCACTTTGGATATGGCTCATATGCCGTATATCCTGGAAAAAATATCAAAGACCATATGAAGCCCTTTACCGAAGGTGCTTTTAAGTTGGACGGACCGACAAAAATGGCCTCTGCCGTAATGCCGTATTACACCATTTCCACAGGTGAAGGAGAAAATGTCGCCAATGGTTACAACAAGTACCTCATTACCGAAATCTTGCGCGGTGAGTACGGTTATGAGGGTGTATTATGTACAGATTGGGGCATTACCAGAGATATGACCTCTGTGTCCAAATTTGAGGGCAAACCGTTTGGCGTAGAAGGCCTTTCCGTAGCGGAACGTCATTATAAGGCCATTGATGCGGGAATGGATCAATTTGGAGGGAACAATGATATGGCTCCGATTTTGGAAGCCTATAAAATCGGGGTTGCCGAATTGGGCGAAGATGCTATGCGTACCCGTTTTGAAAAATCGGCGGTTCGATTGCTGACCAATATTTTCAGGGTGGGTCTTTTTGAGAATCCCTATTTGGATGTTGCAAAAACAAAGGAGATTGTAGGCAAAAGTGAATTTATGAAAGCTGGTTTCGATGCACAATTAAAATCGATCATAATGCTAAAGAACAGCAATCAGAGTCTCCCGATGAAAATCAAACAAAAGGTGTATGTTCCACAACGCTACATTGGACCATCAACCAACTGGTGGGGCATTACCACAGAACCAAAAACGATAGACCCCTTTAATATGGAGGTAGTTAACAAATATTTTAACGTTGTGAATACCCCAGAAGAGGCAGATTTTGCTTTAGTGGGCATTCAGAGTCCTGATGGTGGCGCTGGTTATGATGAGGCCGATTTGGAAAAAGGAGGTAACGGTTACGTGCCGATCAATCTACAATATGGCCGTTACACTGCAGAAACCGCTAGAGAAGTAAGTCTGGCCGGTGGTAGTCCGCTAGAAGATTTCACCAACCGAAGCTACAAGGGAAAATCGGTGAAGACGATTAATAATCGCGATATGAAATTGGTTACCGACACCAAAGCTAAAATGGGTGATAAACAAGTAATAGTTTCCGTAAAAGTGAGCAAACCTATGGTGTTTTCCGAAATTGAAGGTAGTGCTGCTGCCATTCTTGTGCACATGGGCGTTCAAGACCAGGCACTAATGGAAATTATTACTGGTGCAGCAGAACCTTCTGCCCTATTGCCATTTCAAATGCCTGCCGATATGTTGACCGTAGAGGCACAATTCGAAGATGTACCAAGAGACATGAAACCCTATATCGATGCGGATGGCAATACTTATGATTTCGCTTTCGGGTTGAATTGGAACGGGAAAATCGAAGACGAAAGAGTCAAAACCTATAAATAG
- a CDS encoding signal transduction histidine kinase yields the protein MIRLGKSLKTILTCISILFITVTAVAQNKNFIFESFDTSDGLSSSTCLSIYQDSKGYLWFGTIDGLNKYNGYGFKVYKSIRNDSTSISNNRINAIVEDKNQYLWIGTNNGLNLFNPENERFELIDLYQHLSLSNNPRKFINDLLFDESNNALWVATNYGVIRIQLEDFKGKTTNLKFFYYFHDSDNHNSIDDNIVNSLIRDRKGEIWANTDGKNLNKYNKANDNFERVQVESENDFSLNHIPNIVFVDSENDFWIGNSLSNIVIWNQNDNSFNNVSFTQKDIAVRDFYLDENGVIWASTDGHGLFLIDKEEKRVKENLIHDYSDPFSIPNDKPSTIYRDKDKNLWIGSYDKGVSKYDPTQNSFGHHYYKPGSADGLNEKIVQSVLQDSKERIWISAYGGGLNLFNEEKDSFLHFTHDPNNQNSISSNKILYTFESKSGDIWVCTLDGGINKFDPDSRESVRFLHDPDNLNSIGQNSVWSGVEDNNSRLWLGLRTEGLSLYDEKTKNFYNYKNINGVQNNLASNFVFFIYIDRKNRLLVGTSLGLNYIDLDQLENRIPKYLDFAEVPINGIKDNLVNYITEDYLGNIWVGADTGIYKLDSNFKLLKSYSSKDGLPNNLVVGLTEDDNHKIWVTSKSGLSYLDPVTHQFQNFNVHDRIQGPEYQSKSIDKTKDGRIIAGGINGFNIFNPNDIEIDRSANLQPKITNLKINNQKVAVEDTVNGRVILQKPLAETSSLELQYHENYLSFEFLALHFKNQERVKYAYRLDGLEESFQNFGNQREVNYSNLVPGNYEFQIKASLDDHWEDAPISKMSFTILSPPWKTWWAYSLYALLFITLLWFGIYIYTKRVREEQEHEMDQMKLQFFVNLSHEFRTPLTLILNPVQKILSDAATTDAAKSSAVTIQRSARRLLHLVNQLLDYRKMDVGMYPLRLEHGNIVSFCEDIFLLFTELADKKNIDYRFESNTESIGTLFDFDKLEKIITNLITNAIKFTDTGGSIKLSIKKQSSENSSNILFKHKQFIEITVQDSGIGLNENQLKNIFQRFYHPDSFKAGTGIGLNFTKALVELHGGSISVESKREKGSKFKVLLPLDTTSNTEEVKNEKNEYLFNSVNAVEYEMAMSNDEAKSNDDSNENRDSNASKPTILIVEDNRELRTHIRKDLCTLYHIKEANHGKDGLELAKKWQPDIIVSDVMMPEMNGFEMCQILKTDFDTCHIPILLLTAKTLDTDRIDGYNSGADAYLEKPFVTSVLLSRVQNLLEARKRLRQRFSEIGGLFPSKEVTTNNMDEAFLDKATKVVLDHIDNDNLRQEDIFKEIGMGRSQFYRKINSITGNNPSHFIRTIRLRYASELLQQNCYSIKEVTHMCGFNSTAYFSKTFKELFKMTPTEYVEKTEKMGI from the coding sequence ATGATACGCCTTGGAAAATCATTAAAAACAATTCTTACATGTATTTCTATCTTGTTCATTACGGTAACAGCGGTAGCTCAAAATAAAAATTTCATATTTGAAAGTTTTGATACCTCTGATGGGCTATCAAGCAGCACTTGTCTCAGTATTTACCAAGATTCTAAAGGCTATTTATGGTTCGGAACTATTGACGGATTGAATAAGTATAATGGATATGGATTTAAAGTCTATAAATCGATACGCAATGACTCCACTTCAATAAGTAATAATAGAATAAATGCAATTGTTGAAGATAAAAATCAATATCTATGGATAGGTACAAATAATGGCTTGAACCTATTTAATCCCGAAAATGAAAGATTTGAACTCATTGATTTATATCAGCATTTATCACTTTCAAATAATCCTAGAAAATTCATAAACGATCTTCTATTTGATGAATCGAACAACGCGCTTTGGGTCGCCACTAACTATGGGGTAATAAGAATTCAGCTAGAAGACTTTAAAGGAAAAACCACCAACCTAAAATTCTTCTATTATTTTCACGATTCAGACAATCACAATTCTATAGATGATAATATCGTAAACTCTTTAATCAGAGATAGAAAGGGCGAAATATGGGCCAATACCGATGGCAAAAATTTAAATAAATATAACAAGGCAAATGATAATTTTGAACGGGTTCAGGTCGAAAGTGAAAACGATTTTTCTTTAAACCATATACCAAACATTGTTTTCGTGGATTCGGAAAATGATTTTTGGATCGGTAACAGCCTCTCTAACATAGTTATTTGGAACCAGAACGATAATTCTTTCAATAATGTTTCCTTTACGCAGAAAGACATCGCGGTAAGAGATTTCTATTTAGATGAAAATGGTGTTATTTGGGCTTCTACCGATGGCCATGGGCTGTTTTTAATAGATAAAGAAGAAAAGCGAGTCAAAGAAAACCTAATTCATGATTATTCCGACCCTTTCTCGATTCCCAACGACAAACCTTCAACAATTTATAGAGATAAAGACAAAAATTTATGGATAGGCAGTTATGACAAAGGGGTCAGTAAATATGACCCGACTCAAAATTCTTTCGGGCATCATTACTACAAACCTGGAAGCGCCGACGGACTTAATGAAAAAATAGTACAATCTGTTTTACAAGATTCAAAAGAGAGAATTTGGATAAGTGCTTATGGTGGCGGCCTAAATTTATTCAATGAAGAGAAAGATAGCTTTCTACATTTTACCCATGACCCCAACAATCAAAATAGTATAAGCTCCAATAAAATACTATACACCTTTGAGTCTAAATCAGGAGATATATGGGTGTGCACCTTAGATGGGGGCATTAATAAATTTGATCCCGATTCACGTGAGTCCGTTCGTTTTCTGCATGACCCCGACAACTTGAATTCTATCGGTCAAAATTCGGTTTGGTCAGGTGTTGAAGATAATAATAGCAGGTTATGGTTAGGCCTTCGAACCGAAGGTTTAAGTCTCTACGATGAAAAGACCAAGAACTTTTATAACTACAAGAACATAAATGGTGTTCAAAATAATTTGGCGAGTAATTTTGTCTTTTTCATTTACATCGATAGAAAGAACAGATTACTGGTTGGCACCTCATTAGGCTTAAACTATATAGACCTAGACCAATTAGAAAACCGAATTCCGAAATATCTAGATTTTGCAGAGGTTCCCATTAATGGAATAAAAGATAACCTTGTTAATTATATTACAGAAGATTACCTAGGAAACATTTGGGTCGGTGCAGATACCGGTATCTATAAGTTAGATTCAAACTTTAAATTACTCAAATCTTATTCATCAAAAGATGGGCTACCCAACAATTTAGTAGTTGGTCTCACGGAAGATGACAACCATAAAATTTGGGTTACTTCAAAAAGTGGACTCTCTTACCTTGACCCCGTTACGCACCAATTTCAAAACTTTAACGTACATGATCGAATACAAGGTCCGGAATACCAAAGCAAATCTATCGACAAGACAAAAGACGGAAGAATAATAGCTGGCGGAATTAACGGTTTCAACATCTTCAACCCTAATGATATTGAAATAGATCGCTCTGCAAATCTGCAGCCCAAGATCACCAATCTTAAAATAAACAACCAGAAGGTCGCAGTTGAAGACACGGTAAACGGACGGGTTATTTTACAGAAACCACTTGCTGAGACTTCATCACTAGAGTTGCAATATCACGAAAACTATCTCTCTTTTGAGTTTCTTGCCCTACATTTCAAAAATCAAGAAAGGGTAAAATATGCCTATCGATTAGATGGTCTTGAAGAGAGTTTTCAAAACTTTGGCAATCAAAGAGAAGTCAACTATTCCAACTTAGTACCCGGCAACTACGAATTTCAAATTAAGGCGTCGTTAGATGATCATTGGGAAGATGCACCTATATCTAAAATGAGTTTTACGATTCTCTCACCTCCATGGAAAACCTGGTGGGCTTATTCTCTATACGCACTACTATTCATTACGTTGCTATGGTTTGGTATTTATATCTACACCAAACGAGTTCGCGAAGAACAAGAACATGAAATGGATCAAATGAAACTGCAATTTTTTGTGAATCTATCACATGAGTTTAGAACACCACTGACGTTGATTTTGAACCCGGTTCAAAAAATATTATCAGATGCAGCAACTACAGATGCGGCTAAATCTTCTGCTGTGACCATTCAAAGAAGTGCACGTAGATTACTGCATCTAGTTAATCAGTTATTGGATTATCGGAAAATGGATGTAGGAATGTATCCGTTAAGGCTTGAACATGGTAACATTGTTTCCTTTTGCGAAGATATTTTTTTGCTTTTCACCGAGTTGGCGGATAAAAAAAATATAGATTACCGATTTGAAAGCAATACAGAATCTATTGGCACTTTGTTTGATTTTGATAAACTTGAAAAAATAATCACCAATTTAATTACAAACGCCATAAAGTTCACGGATACGGGAGGGTCGATTAAACTTAGTATAAAAAAACAATCTTCTGAAAACAGTTCAAATATTCTTTTTAAACATAAACAATTCATAGAAATTACCGTGCAGGACAGTGGCATTGGCTTAAATGAAAATCAACTAAAGAATATTTTCCAACGATTTTACCATCCGGATAGTTTTAAAGCCGGTACAGGTATTGGGCTGAACTTTACCAAGGCTCTTGTAGAGCTTCATGGGGGTTCTATATCCGTAGAAAGTAAACGAGAAAAAGGAAGCAAATTCAAGGTGCTGCTTCCTCTAGATACTACTTCAAATACAGAAGAAGTAAAAAATGAAAAAAACGAATACCTGTTCAACTCGGTCAATGCGGTTGAATATGAAATGGCCATGAGTAACGATGAAGCAAAATCAAATGACGATTCGAATGAAAACAGAGATTCAAATGCCTCAAAACCTACTATATTAATAGTCGAAGACAATCGTGAACTACGAACACACATTCGTAAAGACCTTTGTACACTTTACCATATCAAAGAGGCAAACCATGGGAAAGATGGACTTGAACTTGCCAAAAAATGGCAGCCAGATATTATTGTAAGCGACGTAATGATGCCCGAAATGAATGGTTTTGAAATGTGCCAAATACTTAAGACCGATTTTGATACCTGCCATATACCTATTCTGCTTTTGACCGCCAAAACATTAGATACTGATAGAATAGACGGTTATAACAGTGGTGCCGATGCCTACCTAGAAAAACCATTTGTAACCAGTGTACTGTTATCGAGAGTTCAAAATCTACTGGAAGCAAGAAAAAGACTGCGCCAAAGGTTTTCAGAAATCGGAGGTCTTTTTCCCTCGAAAGAGGTAACCACCAATAATATGGATGAGGCTTTCTTGGATAAAGCCACCAAAGTAGTTCTTGATCATATCGATAACGATAATTTGAGGCAAGAAGATATCTTTAAAGAAATTGGGATGGGCCGTTCACAATTCTACAGAAAAATAAATTCGATAACCGGAAATAATCCCAGTCATTTTATCAGAACGATCAGGTTACGTTATGCTTCTGAATTGTTACAGCAGAACTGTTATTCCATCAAAGAAGTGACCCATATGTGCGGCTTTAATTCAACCGCTTACTTTAGCAAGACCTTTAAGGAACTCTTTAAAATGACCCCTACGGAATATGTTGAAAAAACAGAAAAGATGGGGATATAA